The Mercurialis annua linkage group LG2, ddMerAnnu1.2, whole genome shotgun sequence genome contains a region encoding:
- the LOC126670313 gene encoding uncharacterized protein LOC126670313 isoform X2 — translation MHLCRVLPPWICHLVACMGGCFGCCAKPLTSITADHPSKQLRNQDQTAKQHNNITDDFWTTSAGEMDYSGVQSQRSISSLSALNQPLDACTDVGSTSNPSEFVNHGLLLWKQSRQQWLSNKKLPNKTQVREPTISWNATYESLLGTSKPFPQRIPLAEMVDFLVDVWEQEGLYD, via the exons ATGCATCTCTGTAGGGTTCTTCCTCCTTGGATCTGTCATCTTGTTGCATGCATGGG AGGTTGTTTTGGATGCTGTGCAAAACCTTTGACAAGTATCACCGCTGATCACCCATCAAAGCAACTGAGAAATCAAGATCAAACAGCAAAGCAACATAATAACATCACTGACGATTTTTGGACTACCAGTGCAGGTGAGATGGATTATAGTGGAGTACAATCCCAAAGAAGCATTTCATCACTCAGCGCATTGAATCAGCCGTTAGATGCTTGCACTGACGTTGGCAGCACAAGCAATCCTTCTGAATTTGTAAATCATG GTCTTCTTCTCTGGAAGCAAAGCAGGCAGCAATGGCTTTCAAATAAGAAGTTACCAAACAAGACGCAAGTTCGAGAACCTACGATAAG TTGGAATGCTACGTATGAAAGTCTACTCGGGACAAGCAAGCCTTTCCCGCAACGTATTCCCCTAGCT GAAATGGTAGATTTTCTTGTTGATGTTTGGGAACAGGAGGGTCTGTATGACTGA
- the LOC126670313 gene encoding uncharacterized protein LOC126670313 isoform X1, with product MESLKNKCKTFFNSRGCFGCCAKPLTSITADHPSKQLRNQDQTAKQHNNITDDFWTTSAGEMDYSGVQSQRSISSLSALNQPLDACTDVGSTSNPSEFVNHGLLLWKQSRQQWLSNKKLPNKTQVREPTISWNATYESLLGTSKPFPQRIPLAEMVDFLVDVWEQEGLYD from the exons ATGGAATCGTTGAAGAACAAGTGCAAGACCTTTTTCAAT AGCAGAGGTTGTTTTGGATGCTGTGCAAAACCTTTGACAAGTATCACCGCTGATCACCCATCAAAGCAACTGAGAAATCAAGATCAAACAGCAAAGCAACATAATAACATCACTGACGATTTTTGGACTACCAGTGCAGGTGAGATGGATTATAGTGGAGTACAATCCCAAAGAAGCATTTCATCACTCAGCGCATTGAATCAGCCGTTAGATGCTTGCACTGACGTTGGCAGCACAAGCAATCCTTCTGAATTTGTAAATCATG GTCTTCTTCTCTGGAAGCAAAGCAGGCAGCAATGGCTTTCAAATAAGAAGTTACCAAACAAGACGCAAGTTCGAGAACCTACGATAAG TTGGAATGCTACGTATGAAAGTCTACTCGGGACAAGCAAGCCTTTCCCGCAACGTATTCCCCTAGCT GAAATGGTAGATTTTCTTGTTGATGTTTGGGAACAGGAGGGTCTGTATGACTGA
- the LOC126670313 gene encoding uncharacterized protein LOC126670313 isoform X3, whose translation MHGSRGCFGCCAKPLTSITADHPSKQLRNQDQTAKQHNNITDDFWTTSAGEMDYSGVQSQRSISSLSALNQPLDACTDVGSTSNPSEFVNHGLLLWKQSRQQWLSNKKLPNKTQVREPTISWNATYESLLGTSKPFPQRIPLAEMVDFLVDVWEQEGLYD comes from the exons ATGCATGGG AGCAGAGGTTGTTTTGGATGCTGTGCAAAACCTTTGACAAGTATCACCGCTGATCACCCATCAAAGCAACTGAGAAATCAAGATCAAACAGCAAAGCAACATAATAACATCACTGACGATTTTTGGACTACCAGTGCAGGTGAGATGGATTATAGTGGAGTACAATCCCAAAGAAGCATTTCATCACTCAGCGCATTGAATCAGCCGTTAGATGCTTGCACTGACGTTGGCAGCACAAGCAATCCTTCTGAATTTGTAAATCATG GTCTTCTTCTCTGGAAGCAAAGCAGGCAGCAATGGCTTTCAAATAAGAAGTTACCAAACAAGACGCAAGTTCGAGAACCTACGATAAG TTGGAATGCTACGTATGAAAGTCTACTCGGGACAAGCAAGCCTTTCCCGCAACGTATTCCCCTAGCT GAAATGGTAGATTTTCTTGTTGATGTTTGGGAACAGGAGGGTCTGTATGACTGA
- the LOC126670333 gene encoding phospholipase D alpha 1-like, with amino-acid sequence MPRLLHGVLSVTIFEVDRLQNGCGFNFFSKGTRQQNYGKRFLSQIKRVVLCRPQIVGSGLYATVDLDKARVGRTRMLEHHQHNPQWYESFHIYCAHMISHLIFTVKDDQVLGASLIGRAYLPVEDVINGYIIDRWVEILDEQHNPIGSKVHVKLQFQNVAQDSNWSQGIKTPNNEGVPYAFFNQRKGCQVTFYQDAHVPDNFIPRIPLQGKSYQAQRCWEDVFDSIMNAKHFIYITGWSVYTEITLVRDPDRPKPRGELKLGEILKKKAEEGVRVLILVWDDRTYVPEFKKDGLMATHDQETEQYFRNTNVHCVLCPRNPDDGRSIIQGFEISTMFTHHQKTVIVDSETPDSSSQRRSIVSFVGGIDLCDGRYDTQDHHLFKTLDTIHHQDFHQPNFPGSSIKKGGPREPWHDIHCKLEGPIAWDVLYNFEQRWKKQVGEKFLIPLNELQAITIQPVPSTDSEAWNVQLFRSIDDGAVFGFPKDPKEAAAVGLVSGKDNIIDRSIQDAYITAIRRAKNFIYIENQYFLGSSFGWKSKDIKTEDINALNLIPKELSLKIVSKIDAGERFSVYIVIPMWPEGIPESASVQAILDWQRRTMEMMYSDISEAIKRNGLEAHPREYLSFFCLGNRETKKIGEYQPEETPEADSDYARAQQARRFMIYVHSKMMIVDDEYIIIGSANINQRSMDGARDSEIAMGAFQPNHIAAQENPAKGQIYGFRMALWYEHLGFLEPSFQHPESLQCIHRLNQLADDLWESYAAETFHQDFVGHLLRYPVEVTGDGTVMNLPGTEYFPDTKARVLGTKSEYLPPILTT; translated from the exons ATGCCGCGATTACTCCACGGCGTCTTGTCTGTGACAATATTCGAGGTTGATAGATTGCAAAATGGCTGTGGATTTAACTTCTTCAGCAAG GGTACCCGGCAGCAAAATTATGGAAAAAGATTTCTATCGCAGATCAAGAGAGTGGTTCTTTGCAGGCCTCAG ATTGTTGGGTCAGGACTGTATGCAACAGTGGATCTTGACAAGGCAAGAGTAGGAAGAACAAGAATGTTAGAACACCACCAACACAATCCTCAGTGGTATGAGTCCTTCCATATATACTGTGCCCACATGATCTCACATCTCATCTTTACCGTCAAAGATGATCAAGTTCTTGGTGCATCCTTAATCGGACGAGCGTATTTACCCGTGGAGGACGTCATCAACGGCTATATAATCGATCGCTGGGTCGAGATCCTCGACGAGCAGCATAATCCGATTGGTTCCAAGGTTCATGTGAAGCTGCAGTTTCAGAATGTGGCTCAAGATAGTAATTGGTCACAAGGGATTAAAACTCCCAACAACGAAGGTGTTCCGTACGCGTTTTTTAATCAGCGAAAAGGCTGTCAGGTTACGTTTTATCAGGATGCTCACGTTCCAGACAACTTTATTCCTCGAATCCCGCTCCAGGGAAAAAGCTACCAAGCTCAGAGATGCTGGGAAGATGTTTTTGATTCAATCATGAATGCCaagcattttatttatataacagGCTGGTCTGTGTACACTGAAATCACTTTGGTTCGAGATCCTGACAGGCCTAAACCCAGAGGCGAGCTTAAACTTGGCGAGATCCTGAAGAAAAAAGCCGAGGAAGGTGTTAGGGTTCTGATCTTGGTTTGGGATGACAGAACATATGTTCCTGAATTCAAGAAAGATGGACTAATGGCAACTCATGATCAAGAAACCGAACAATACTTCAGAAATACGAATGTTCATTGCGTATTGTGCCCTCGTAATCCTGACGATGGACGAAGCATCATTCAAGGATTTGAAATCTCGACTATGTTTACACATCATCAGAAGACGGTTATTGTTGATTCCGAAACTCCCGATAGTTCATCACAGAGAAGGTCTATTGTCAGCTTCGTCGGAGGAATCGATCTATGCGATGGACGATATGATACACAAGATCATCATCTTTTCAAGACTTTAGATACAATTCATCATCAGGATTTCCATCAACCCAACTTTCCGGGATCCTCGATCAAAAAAGGCGGTCCGAGGGAGCCTTGGCATGATATCCATTGCAAGCTAGAAGGACCTATCGCGTGGGATGTACTCTACAATTTCGAGCAGAGATGGAAGAAGCAAGTTGGCGAAAAATTCCTGATACCGCTAAACGAGCTTCAAGCAATAACTATCCAACCAGTGCCTTCGACAGACAGTGAGGCCTGGAATGTCCAGTTATTCCGATCCATCGACGATGGAGCTGTTTTCGGGTTTCCTAAGGATCCTAAGGAGGCAGCAGCAGTTGGGCTCGTTAGCGGGAAGGATAACATAATCGACAGAAGCATTCAGGATGCTTACATCACCGCAATCCGGCGAGCCAAAAATTTCATCTACATCGAAAATCAGTATTTCCTCGGAAGCTCATTCGGATGGAAATCGAAAGATATCAAGACGGAGGATATAAATGCTTTGAATCTCATCCCTAAGGAGCTATCTCTAAAGATTGTTAGTAAAATTGATGCAGGGGAAAGGTTTAGTGTCTACATCGTGATCCCAATGTGGCCTGAAGGTATACCTGAAAGTGCATCTGTTCAGGCAATACTAGACTGGCAAAGAAGAACAATGGAGATGATGTATTCTGACATTTCTGAAGCCATTAAACGAAACGGACTTGAAGCACATCCTCGAGAATACTTATCGTTTTTCTGCCTCGGAAACAGGGAGACGAAGAAGATTGGTGAATATCAACCTGAAGAGACACCTGAGGCTGATTCTGATTACGCAAGAGCTCAACAGGCTCGTCGGTTCATGATCTACGTTCACTCCAAGATGATGATCG TTGACGATGAATACATAATCATAGGATCAGCAAACATAAACCAGAGATCAATGGACGGCGCCAGAGATTCCGAGATAGCAATGGGAGCATTTCAGCCAAATCATATAGCAGCTCAAGAAAATCCTGCAAAGGGACAAATATATGGTTTCAGAATGGCATTATGGTACGAACATCTTGGTTTTCTTGAACCCTCATTTCAACATCCGGAAAGCCTGCAATGTATCCACAGATTGAATCAACTCGCCGATGATCTATGGGAGAGTTATGCAGCTGAAACATTTCATCAGGATTTCGTGGGTCATCTTCTCCGCTATCCAGTCGAAGTCACTGGCGATGGAACTGTTATGAATTTGCCTGGAACTGAGTATTTTCCTGACACGAAAGCTCGTGTTCTTGGCACGAAATCGGAGTATCTTCCTCCGATCCTCACCACTTAG
- the LOC126667114 gene encoding ethylene-responsive transcription factor SHINE 2-like — protein sequence MVHSKKFRGVRQRQWGSWVSEIRHPLLKRRIWLGTFETAELAARAYDQAAILMSGQNAKTNFPRSDLEETITSEDNNESTSLSSSKALSELLNTKLKKCCNKDPSRASLTCLRLDNDNSHIGVWQKHSGSRSTSNWVMKVELGNTKKKQVMEEEGSSSSILSSISSLTSVSSPTTTVGTESRDSTNEEDRIAMQMIEELLNWN from the exons atggtacactcaaaaaaattcagagGAGTCAGGCAGCGCCAGTGGGGCTCTTGGGTTTCAGAAATTCGCCACCCTTTACT GAAGAGGAGGATATGGCTAGGTACATTTGAGACAGCAGAGTTAGCAGCAAGAGCATATGATCAAGCAGCTATACTCATGAGTGGCCAAAATGCTAAAACTAATTTTCCTAGGAGTGATCTTGAAGAGACGATTACTTCTGAAGATAATAACGAGTCTACATCACTGTCTTCTTCTAAAGCTTTGTCTGAATTACTTAATACTAAGCTTAAAAAATGTTGTAATAAAGACCCATCTCGTGCTTCACTCACTTGTTTAAGGCTCGATAATGACAATTCTCATATCGGGGTATGGCAGAAGCATTCCGGCTCTCGTTCGACCTCAAATTGGGTCATGAAAGTCGAGCTCGGGAACACGAAGAAGAAACAAGTGATGGAAGAGGAAGGATCCTCCTCGTCGATATTATCATCAATATCGTCACTCACATCAGTATCATCGCCAACAACAACAGTTGGAACTGAATCTAGGGATAGTACAAATGAAGAAGATAGAATTGCAATGCAAATGATAGAAGAACTACTTAACTGGAATTAA
- the LOC126667722 gene encoding RNA-dependent RNA polymerase 6 — protein MQEEIQRMKTERREKEVIVSQVSLGGFDIDVTAKDLVSYLEDAVGQVWRCRLKTSWTPPESYPNFQITDTAVIQRADGYRKVEPHAFVHFASPHSATWAMDAAGRCELFFNGRALKASLGPENPFHLNLRRRTIPPFKLPNVRVEIGTLVSRDEFLVGWRGPLTGVEFLVDPFDATCKFCFKRDTAFSFKGTTERAVIRCDFKLEFLVRDINEIKQYADTTSGHVILLQLASAPRVWYRTADDDIEVLVNFDLLDDDDPWIRTTDFTPSGAIGRCNSYLVSIPPRHGGKLKRALTFLKERRVREDSLKRPLSVVDEPEYGIPLSDAFFCMHHKEKIAFDVVFLVNAVMHKGIFNQHQLSDSFFDLLRNHSPDLNIAALKHICSYKRPVFDAYKRLKMVQEWLLKNPKLFKSPPKLDDIVEIRRLAITPTRAYCLPPEVELSNRVLRRYKDIADRFLRVTFMDEGLQTMNAMILNYYAAPIVKDITSISFSQKTGIFKRVRSILNDGFYLCGRKYSFLAFSSNQLRDRSAWFFAENGKVSANEIRNWMGKFTNKNIAKCAARMGQCFSSTYATVNVPSREARFDLPDVTRNGYVFSDGIGMIAPDLAKEVAEKLKLDTNPPCAYQIRYAGCKGVVACWPAQGDGIRLSLRPSMNKFQSNHTTLEICSWTRYQAGFLNRQIITLLSTLDVPDDIFWKMQIVMVSKLNQMLVDADVAFDVITASCAEQGTTAAIMLSAGFKPKKEPHLRGMLTCIRAAQLWGLREKARIFVPSGRWLMGCLDELGVLEQGQCFIQVSIPSLERCFWKHGSRFSERKKNLQVVKGIVVIAKNPCLHPGDVRILEAVDAPELHHLHDCLVFPQKGDRPHTNEASGSDLDGDLYFVTWDENLIPPSKRSWTPMQYDTAEAKQLNRAVSSQDIIDFFAKNMVNESLGAICNAHVVHADLSQYGALDENCIKLAELAATAVDFPKTGKLVTLPPHLKPKLYPDYMGKEEYQSYTSHKLLGRLYRQVKDAYDDDEEALSSELKFAPADIPYDKDLEVPGSSDYIRDAWDQKCSYDGQVKGLLGQYKVKREEELVTGHIWSMPKYNSRKQGELKERLKQSYSSLKKEFRQVFEKMDVDFEQLTEDEKSMHYEHKASAWYQVAYHPKWVNESLELQDPDDGDSVAMLSFAWIAADYLARIKIRRRGSDGVDTAKPINSLVKYLCDRI, from the exons ATGCAAGAGGAAATTCAAAG GATGAAGACAGAGAGGAGGGAGAAGGAAGTAATTGTGAGTCAAGTTAGTCTTGGTGGATTTGACATTGATGTCACTGCTAAAGATCTTGTGTCGTATTTGGAAGATGCGGTAGGGCAAGTTTGGCGATGTAGATTGAAGACATCTTGGACCCCTCCGGAGTCCTATCCTAATTTTCAGATAACTGACACTGCAGTCATTCAAAGAGCGGATGGCTATAGGAAGGTGGAGCCACATGCATTTGTGCATTTTGCCTCACCCCATTCAGCTACCTGGGCAATGGATGCAGCGGGGCGCTGTGAGCTTTTCTTTAACGGCAGGGCTTTAAAGGCCAGTCTGGGCCCTGAAAATCCATTTCATTTGAATCTGAGGAGGAGAACGATACCTCCATTTAAATTACCTAATGTGCGTGTTGAGATTGGAACCTTGGTTAGTCGTGATGAGTTCCTCGTTGGCTGGAGAGGACCGTTAACAGGTGTTGAGTTTCTTGTTGATCCTTTTGATGCGACGTGCAAGTTCTGTTTTAAAAGGGACACTGCCTTCTCTTTTAAAGGCACAACTGAGCGTGCTGTCATCAGATGTGATTTTAAATTGGAGTTTCTGGTAAGAGATATCAATGAGATAAAACAATATGCAGACACCACGTCAGGTCATGTTATTCTGTTGCAGCTGGCCTCTGCACCTAGGGTCTGGTATAGAACTGCCGATGATGACATTGAAGTGTTGGTTAATTTTGACTTGCTAGATGACGACGATCCTTGGATCCGGACCACTGATTTTACACCGAGTGGAGCCATTGGTCGATGTAACTCGTATCTAGTTTCGATCCCCCCTCGTCATGGTGGAAAGTTAAAGAGGGCTTTGACATTTCTAAAAGAACGGAGGGTGCGTGAAGACTCCCTTAAGCGACCCCTTAGTGTTGTAGACGAACCAGAATATGGGATTCCTTTATCAGATGCTTTCTTTTGTATGCATCACAAAGAAAAGATAGCTTTTGATGTAGTGTTTCTAGTGAATGCGGTCATGCATAAAGGTATATTCAATCAACATCAACTCTCTGAtagtttttttgatttattaagaaaCCATTCTCCGGATTTAAATATAGCTGCACTAAAACACATATGTTCTTATAAGCGCCCTGTGTTTGATGCTTATAAGAGGCTAAAAATGGTCCAAGAATGGTTGCTGAAGAATCCCAAACTCTTTAAGAGCCCCCCAAAGCTTGATGATATAGTAGAGATTAGGCGGTTGGCTATCACTCCAACAAGAGCCTATTGCCTTCCACCTGAAGTAGAGCTCTCCAATAGAGTTTTGAGAAGATATAAAGATATTGCTGATAGATTCCTAAGAGTTACCTTTATGGATGAGGGTTTGCAGACAATGAACGCAATGATTCTCAACTATTATGCTGCCCCCATTGTTAAGGACATCACTTCTATCTCCTTTTCCCAGAAGACAGGAATATTCAAAAGGGTGAGGAGTATTCTGAATGATGGATTTTACTTGTGTGGTCGAAAGTATTCATTTTTGGCTTTCTCTTCCAATCAATTAAGAGATCGATCGGCATGGTTTTTTGCTGAAAATGGAAAAGTTAGTGCTAACGAAATCAGGAACTGGATGGGGAAGTTCACCAACAAGAATATTGCAAAATGTGCAGCCAGGATGGGCCAATGTTTCTCCTCTACATATGCAACTGTAAATGTTCCATCAAGAGAGGCTAGGTTTGACCTTCCAGATGTCACGAGAAATGGTTATGTTTTCTCTGATGGCATCGGCATGATAGCGCCAGATCTTGCCAAGGAAGTGGCAGAAAAGCTGAAATTGGACACTAATCCTCCATGCGCTTACCAGATAAGATATGCTGGATGTAAAGGAGTTGTGGCTTGCTGGCCGGCACAAGGGGATGGAATCCGACTGTCTTTGAGGCCCAGCATGAACAAATTCCAATCAAACCATACCACCCTGGAGATTTGTTCTTGGACTAGATATCAGGCCGGTTTCTTAAATAGGCAGATAATCACACTGCTTTCCACATTGGATGTTCCGGATGATATATTCTGGAAAATGCAGATCGTTATGGTCTCCAAACTAAATCAGATGCTTGTGGACGCTGATGTAGCATTTGATGTCATTACTGCATCTTGCGCTGAGCAAGGTACCACTGCAGCAATAATGTTGAGTGCAGGTTTTAAACCAAAAAAGGAGCCTCATTTACGTGGAATGCTAACTTGTATAAGAGCTGCACAACTTTGGGGCCTTAGGGAAAAAGCTAGAATCTTTGTTCCTTCCGGGAGATGGTTGATGGGCTGCTTGGACGAGCTAGGGGTACTTGAACAAGGCCAGTGTTTTATCCAAGTGTCCATCCCCTCATTGGAGAGGTGTTTCTGGAAGCATGGCTCGAGGTTTAGTGAAAGGAAGAAAAATCTACAAGTAGTCAAGGGTATTGTTGTGATAGCTAAGAATCCTTGTCTTCATCCAGGTGATGTAAGGATCTTGGAAGCAGTTGATGCTCCTGAACTACACCATTTGCATGATTGTCTAGTCTTTCCACAGAAGGGCGACAGACCTCACACTAATGAAGCTTCTGGAAGTGATCTTGATGGGGATCTTTACTTTGTGACTTGGGATGAAAACCTTATTCCTCCAAGCAAGAGGAGCTGGACTCCAATGCAGTATGATACCGCAGAAGCCAAACAGCTAAATCGTGCTGTCAGTAGTCAG GACATTATAgatttttttgccaaaaacaTGGTGAATGAGAGTTTGGGGGCAATCTGTAATGCCCATGTTGTTCACGCTGACTTGAGTCAATATGGAGCTTTGGATGAGAACTGCATAAAACTGGCAGAGTTAGCAGCCACAGCTGTCGACTTCCCCAAGACTGGGAAGCTTGTAACCTTGCCACCACATCTAAAACCCAAGCTATATCCAGATTATATGGGCAAGGAGGAGTATCAGTCCTACACGTCACACAAACTTTTAGGAAGACTCTATCGGCAGGTCAAAGATGCTTATGATGACGATGAAGAGGCTTTATCTTCTGAGCTCAAATTCGCGCCTGCTGATATTCCTTATGATAAAGATCTGGAGGTGCCCGGATCTTCTGACTACATTCGTGATGCTTGGGATCAGAAATGCTCGTATGATGGGCAAGTGAAAGGCCTTCTAGGGCAATATAAAGTGAAAAGAGAAGAAGAGCTGGTAACTGGTCACATTTGGTCCATGCCAAAGTACAACAGTAGGAAACAAGGGGAACTGAAAGAGCGGCTTAAGCAATCTTATAGTTCGCTCAAGAAAGAGTTCAGACAAGTATTCGAGAAGATGGATGTGGATTTTGAGCAACTCACAGAAGACGAGAAAAGCATGCACTATGAGCATAAGGCATCAGCATGGTACCAAGTTGCTTACCATCCTAAATGGGTAAATGAGTCCCTGGAATTGCAAGATCCTGATGATGGTGACAGTGTAGCCATGTTAAGCTTTGCTTGGATTGCAGCTGATTATCTTGCTCGGATCAAGATTAGGCGTAGAGGAAGTGACGGCGTTGACACTGCTAAGCCCATCAACTCTCTGGTGAAGTATCTATGTGATCGGATCTAA
- the LOC126670748 gene encoding SPX domain-containing protein 1-like has translation MKFWKSLSILIEDTLPDWRDKFLSYKDLKKQLKLIYPKDGDKPLNKRRRLDPDHGDGKLDGEDEVVTKEVIDFIRVLEDEMEKFNSFIVEKEEDFVIKWKELQDGAKKAKDSNEELMRIGREIVDFHGEMVLLENYSALNYTGLVKILKKYDKLSGALVRLPFIEKVMQQPFYKTHVLNKLVKQCEVTLDQIFSKNELCTAHEATEEEEEVGGKEMPLKVPKELVEIENMESMYMKLTLSALRVLKEIRSGSSTVNMFSLPPLQSNNAAKEDWNTVPVLEQAAK, from the exons ATGAAATTCTGGAAGAGTTTGAGTATACTGATAGAGGACACGCTACCTGATTGGAGAGACAAATTCTTATCATATAAAGATTTGAAGAAACAATTGAAGCTTATTTATCCCAAAGACGGAGATAAACCGTTGAATAAACGGCGTAGATTGGACCCAGATCATGGCGACGGAAAATTGGACGGTGAGGATGAGGTGGTGACGAAGGaagtgattgattttattagagTTTTGGAAGATGAGATGGAGAAGTTTAATTCCTTTATtgttgaaaaagaagaagattttGTTATCAAATGgaag GAGCTGCAAGACGGTGCGAAAAAGGCGAAGGATTCGAATGAAGAGCTGATGAGAATAGGGAGGGAGATAGTTGATTTTCATGGAGAGATGGTTTTGTTGGAGAATTACAGTGCTCTTAATTATACAG GACTGGTGAAGATATTAAAGAAATACGACAAGCTAAGTGGAGCTCTTGTCCGTTTGCCTTTCATCGAAAAAGTTATGCAGCAGCCTTTTTATAAAACTCATGTGCTTAACAAGCTCGTGAAGCAGTGTGAGGTGACGCTCGATCAAATCTTCTCGAAAAACGAATTATGTACCGCACATGAAGCaacggaggaggaggaggaggttGGAGGTAAGGAGATGCCGCTTAAAGTTCCGAAAGAACTTGTGGAGATTGAAAATATGGAGAGCATGTACATGAAGCTGACATTATCGGCATTACGCGTACTAAAGGAGATCCGGAGCGGAAGCTCCACGGTGAACATGTTCTCGTTGCCCCCTTTGCAAAGTAATAATGCCGCGAAGGAGGATTGGAATACAGTTCCCGTCTTAGAACAAGCTGCCAAATAG
- the LOC126669505 gene encoding uncharacterized protein LOC126669505 isoform X1 encodes MVTIKASDVFYCKVGKGVKEGLEMGEVSVEWILVLVLAIAYNPESNSTPSHVVPSRATPVNSAKKGMMAQFKNSSAATSNSHFVFHFLLFDYNNKCNDIIYN; translated from the exons ATGGTGACGATAAAAGCTTCTGATGTGTTTTATTGTAAA GTGGGAAAAGGGGTAAAGGAAGGGCTGGAAATGGGCGAGGTGTCCGTGGAGTGGATTTTGGTCTTGGTATTGGCTATAGCCTATAATCCAGAATCGAATAGTACTCCATCTCATGTTGTTCCAAGTCGAGCTACTCCAGTTAACTCAGCAAAGAAAGGGATGATGGCGCAATTTAAGAATAGTTCTGCTGCAACATCAAACTCTCattttgtttttcactttttgCTTTTTGACTATAACAATAAATGTAATGATATTATTTACAATTAG
- the LOC126669505 gene encoding uncharacterized protein LOC126669505 isoform X2, which translates to MCFIVGKGVKEGLEMGEVSVEWILVLVLAIAYNPESNSTPSHVVPSRATPVNSAKKGMMAQFKNSSAATSNSHFVFHFLLFDYNNKCNDIIYN; encoded by the exons ATGTGTTTTATT GTGGGAAAAGGGGTAAAGGAAGGGCTGGAAATGGGCGAGGTGTCCGTGGAGTGGATTTTGGTCTTGGTATTGGCTATAGCCTATAATCCAGAATCGAATAGTACTCCATCTCATGTTGTTCCAAGTCGAGCTACTCCAGTTAACTCAGCAAAGAAAGGGATGATGGCGCAATTTAAGAATAGTTCTGCTGCAACATCAAACTCTCattttgtttttcactttttgCTTTTTGACTATAACAATAAATGTAATGATATTATTTACAATTAG